DNA sequence from the Arthrobacter crystallopoietes genome:
ACCGCGTCGGCCAGTTCTTCCGGCGTCGTTACTTTGCGCAGCGGGGTGGAGGCGGCGATCAGGTCGAAGACCTCATCTGGTGTGGCAGCGCTGGCGTCGGTGGTGCGGAGCAGCCCGCCGGAGACCATGTTGACGGTGACGTTGTGCTGGCCCAGGTCCGCCGCCAGCGTCCGGGTCAGCGAGAGCAGGGCCGCCTTGGCGGCCGTGTAGTCGTGGTACGGCACCACCGGATTCTGGAAGAGGTTGGTGCCGATGTTGATGATCCGGCCGAACCGGTGGCCGCGCATGCCGGGAAGTGCCTGCTGAGCGGTGTTCAGCGCGCCGCGCACGCTGCCGGAAAACTGGGTTTCGAACTCGGACCACGAGATATCGGCGGCGTTGGAGCGGGCATCCCCGTTGAAGGAGAAATCCGCCAGCGCGTTATTGACCACCGTGGTTACTGCGCCGCCGAAATGGGCTTCGGCACGGCTGAACAGCTCCGCCACCTGCCCGGCATCGGTGACGTCCGCACGAAGAGCCAGGGCCTGTTCCGGCCCGAACTTGGCGGCCAGCTCCTCGGCTGCCGAGCCGCTGTTGCGGTAATTGATGACTACCCGGGCGCCGGCTTCCGCGAAGGCTGCGACGATCCGAGCGCCGAGGCCACGGCCGCCGCCGGTTACCAGTACGGTCTGTTCTGCGAGCTGCATAGAGGTTCTCCACCTTGAATAAGGCGAAAAGATGGGTGCAGCGCACCGCACGGCAGCCGCTGCATGA
Encoded proteins:
- a CDS encoding 3-oxoacyl-ACP reductase produces the protein MQLAEQTVLVTGGGRGLGARIVAAFAEAGARVVINYRNSGSAAEELAAKFGPEQALALRADVTDAGQVAELFSRAEAHFGGAVTTVVNNALADFSFNGDARSNAADISWSEFETQFSGSVRGALNTAQQALPGMRGHRFGRIINIGTNLFQNPVVPYHDYTAAKAALLSLTRTLAADLGQHNVTVNMVSGGLLRTTDASAATPDEVFDLIAASTPLRKVTTPEELADAVLFFASPWARSVTGQNLMVDGGLVMN